Proteins from one Nyctibius grandis isolate bNycGra1 chromosome 2, bNycGra1.pri, whole genome shotgun sequence genomic window:
- the MPZL1 gene encoding LOW QUALITY PROTEIN: myelin protein zero-like protein 1 (The sequence of the model RefSeq protein was modified relative to this genomic sequence to represent the inferred CDS: inserted 2 bases in 1 codon; substituted 1 base at 1 genomic stop codon), whose product MQCLCTYSMXELLMXLFSPDKQGDMNSYHFNFLILKPALMPLVLLLSSLYLSHTVKVSAVEVNTPEEMFVENGTDAKLPCTFTSVEVISSAASVSWSFQPEGAATRISFFYYFNGKPYPGKDIPFKDRITWAGDLNKKDASISISNMQFRDNGTYICDVKNPPDIVVKPGEIRVRVVEKGPNDQTDILSDSLPAFPIAMVAGIVIGTVTGLSPLISIVVCLVIRKNNSKKRYSGCSTSESLMSPVKQAPQKSPSDTEGLVNSVPARSHQGPVIYAQLDHSGGQHSDKINKSESVVYADIRKN is encoded by the exons ATGCAATGTCTGTGCACATACTCGATGTAGGAGTTGTTGAT TCTCTTTTCCCCTGACAAGCAAGGTGATATGAACAGTTACCATTTCAACTTCCTGATTCTCAAACCAGCACTGATGCCGCTTgttctccttctttcttctctttaccTTTCTCATACAGTCAAAGTATCAGCAGTAGAGGTCAACACACCGGAGGAGATGTTTGTGGAGAATGGGACAGACGCAAAGCTTCCATGCACGTTTACATCTGTGGAAGTGATCAGCAGCGCAGCATCTGTATCTTGGAGTTTTCAACCAGAGGGAGCTGCAACTCGTATCTCA TTTTTCTATTACTTTAATGGAAAGCCATACCCTGGAAAGGACATACCATTTAAAGACAGGATCACTTGGGCTGGAGATCTTAACAAGAAAGACGCTTCTATCAGTATATCAAACATGCAGTTCCGGGACAACGGCACTTACATTTGCGATGTCAAGAACCCACCTGACATTGTTGTCAAACCAGGAGAAATCCGAGTTAGAGTTGTGGAGAAAG gtCCTAATGATCAAACCGATATTCTgtcag acAGCCTGCCTGCGTTCCCCATTGCCATGGTGGCAGGGATAGTCATCGGTACGGTTACAGGTCTCTCACCGCTCATCTCTATTGTCGTGTGTCTTGTCATCAGAAAGAACAACTCTAAAAAACGATACTCTGG CTGCAGTACATCTGAGAGCTTGATGTCACCGGTTAAGCAGGCTCCGCAGAAGTCGCCCTCCGACACAGAGGGTCTGGTAAACAGCGTGCCCGCCAGATCACACCAG GGCCCAGTCATTTACGCGCAGTTAGATCACTCCGGAGGACAGCACAGCGACAAGATTAACAAGTCAGAGTCTGTGGTCTATGCTGATATTCGGAAGAACTGA